In Meles meles chromosome 2, mMelMel3.1 paternal haplotype, whole genome shotgun sequence, the sequence GTGTAGATTAATGTATACGTATAATGTTTACTATGGCCAAATacttgggaagaaaaagaaacattaaaaaaagtcaaaaacgggcgcctgggtggctcagtgggttaagccgctgcctttggctcaggtcatgatctcagggtcctgggatcgagtcccgcatcgggctctctgcacagtgggaagcctgcttccccctctctctctctgcctgcctctctgcctacttgtgatctctgtctgtcaaataaatcaataaaacctttaaaaaaaaacatctgtTTCTAGTGAATTCAAGCATAGTATGGTAAACTGGCATACTGGTGAGTGTTGTCTTTAAATTTCTCCTTAGAAAATCTCTGATagaatttttctgaaaaagataTGATCAGGAAAATCTGTATCATCTTCTCATGATTTCAATCTGCTACTATTCAAATTAAGTCTGGTAACTAATTTTGCTCTTctgacttcaaaaaaatttttgaagggcttacttaaatggaaaatatgatctaattaaaacagtgaaaacataatattgttgatttttatgttattttctagcATGTTTTGTTGGTTTCATTAGGGGAAAATGAGCTTTATCCTTGAGATACCATAAAACCGGAGTCTATGGCCTAATACAGAAAATtgctatttattgaatatttaataaatttaaattagtgAGTAAAGGAATATTTATTCACCAACTTTCCAATCAATCTGAAAATTTAAGCTTCATTCCAGTGGTCTTTTACTCTGGCCAAAATGGAATAACAGAATAAGTTTATCTACATTTATCAgctgaaacaatttttaaaaagaaaaaaatatgaaatagtttACATAATTCGGAAATATTTAACAACAGTTCGCAAGATGGTGGATATCAGGCAATGAAGGGTAGTGATCCCTAAGGTAAAAGAAACAAGTGGCGTGAGTATTATGACTTCCTCAGCTTATTCCCTTGAGAGAGCTCTGAGGCTACAGCCCTGGAAAATCAAACCCAGGTGGAACCTGGTGAGTAAAAGCCGTGTGGTGAGGAGATGGAGCCGGGCATCTGAGCATCCAGAGAGGAAGGCATCTAGAGTGAACAGGACATGATACTGGAAAGAAAAGAGTCATACAAGAAGAGAGTTCTGGAAATCTTCAAAGGTGTTCCCTGAGAATTCAGTCAAGTATTGATCGGTGCATGTGTGTGAAGAAACTATTTGAGCCTGGGGAAAAATGCACATGAAAAGATTAAAGATAACACTGTCCAGCAAAGCTAAACAGTGTTTGCCCAGGATTGGGAACAGAAATTATTCCCACCAGCcattaaaaccacatttttcaTGGGCCTTGAGTAGACTGTACAAAGGGCTCTCATCACTGTAAGGGAGAGTCATTAGCCACGGACCGAGCACTGTCCTTGTTCTAGCAGCAAACCTTAAAGGCAAGACCCCAAAGAATCAAACTCTTTCCAACTAAATTAACTGTATCTCAAAACAAAGCTGAGTTTATAGGAACACAAAATATCCAGCAATTCAACCAGGTAAAACTCATATTTggcacttaaaaaatatatatcaggcATGTAAAGGAGCAGGGAAATAGAAGCCATAATGAGGAGACAAATTAGTCATAACAGAACAAGAATCGACACTGATGTTAGATTTAgcagaaaatataaaagttatCTTAACTATTCCATGTATTCAAaaccctcagtaaatatttttaaaattctgattgaATTTCTACGGATGAAAACTACAATGTATGAGGTGAAAACACAGTGGATTCTTAACAGCAGATTAGATATTGGAGAAGAAAAGATTAGTAAATTGAAGACATAGAAACAGAAACTATCTAAAATGAATCATGGAAAAAAGAATGATACTGAGAGTTGGGACAACTCCAGTATGTGTAAGTGGAGTCCCtagagcagagaagagagagaaaataaagcgTATTTGTAGAAATAATGGCCCAagattttccaaatttgataaGATCTATGAACGCACAGACCTAAGTCGCCCAATGTGCCCCAGGcacaagaaataagaagaaaactacaccaaaTAATGTCATTATGAAAGTGACCGAAActactaataaaaagaaaatccaaagacAGTGAAAGGTAAGGAGACAGACGCATTAAAAATAAGGATGACGGCGAAGTCCGCGCCTGGAACAACACAAACCAGAAGGTGGTGGAGGAACAGTTTCAaggttctgaatttttttttaaaggtgattaaattaaattaaattaagaaaggTATTTTGAATTCCACATCAAAGAAAATAGCTTTAAATATTAAGATGAAATACTTTTCAGACGTTCTCTAGttggaagaatttttttccagCAGACCCAATTACAGGACACGAGGAGGGAAATCTTAACAGGCAGCAAGAAGGTGGTAACGTGTACGAACCCGCAGGACCAAACGAAGGGCACTAGTAACTCATTATACCGGTAAATTCATGACATTTTTGTACCTTAAGTCTCCTTAAAACGCTGAgcggctgggggggcgggggcctCTGCCGCAAGCGTGGGCAGCAGGTGCAGCGCCCGTTCCAGCGCAGACGTTGTGCGGGGCTCCGGGCTCCAGCTGGGCACGGGCCGCCCCGCGCAGTCGCTCGGACTCCCGCGTTCCAGACGCACCTGCTGGgcgcgcgcccctcccccgcAGCACCTGCATCACCTGGAAACGCGCCAGAGCGCAGAGCGGCCGCCTGCTTCCATGGCAGCCCAGAAGAAAGCGGTTGTGGGGCCGTTGGTGGGGGCAGTGGTCCAAGGGACTAATTCCACTCGCTTTCTGGTTTTCAATTCAAAAACCGCGGATCTCCTTAGCCAGCATCAAGTGGAGTTAACCCAAGAGTTCCCCAAAGAAGGATGGGTGGAGCAGGACCCCAAGGAGATTCTCCAGTCCGTCCACGAGTGCATCGAGAGGACGTGCGAGAAGCTCGCTGAGCTGAACGTGGACATCTCCAACGTAAAAGCGATCGGCGTCAGCAACCAGAGGGAAACCACGGTCATCTGGGACAAGCTGACTGGAGAACCGCTCTACAACGCTGTGGTGTGGCTCGACCTCAGGACGCAGCCTACCGTCGAAAGTCTCAGCAAGAAAATCCCGGGCAACAATAACTTCGTCAAGTCCAAGACAGGCCTTCCCCTGAGCACTTACTTCAGCGCCGTGAAGCTGCGCTGGATTCTGGACAACGTGAGGCAAGTCCAAAAGGCCGTCGAGGAAGGTAGAGCTCTTTTCGGAACCATTGATTCGTGGCTTATCTGGAGTCTGACGGGAGGAGTGAATGGGGGTGTCCACTGCACCGATGTCACCAACGCAAGCAGGACGATGCTTTTCAACATCCACTCTTTGGAATGGGATCAAGAGCTTTGTGACTTTTTTGAGATTCCAATGGACATTCTTCCAAATGTATGGAGTTCTTCTGAGATCTATGGCCTCATGAAAGCTGGGGCCTTGGAAGGTGTGCCAATATCTGGGTGCTTGGGGGACCAGTCCGCTGCCCTGGTCGGACAGATGTGCTTCCAAGAGGGACAAGCCAAAAACACGTATGGGACAGGCTGTTTCTTACTATATAATACAGGTCGGAAGTGTGTATTTTCTGAGCATGGCCTTGTGACCACAGTGGCTTATAAACTAGGCAGAGACAAGCCGGTGTGTTATGCGTTGGAAGGTTCTGTTGCTATAGCCGGTGCTGTTATTCGCTGGTTAAGAGACAATCTTGGGATTATAAAGACCTCGGAAGAAATTGAAATACTTGCTGAAGACGTAGGTACTTCTTACGGCTGCTATTTTGTGCCAGCCTTTTCAGGGTTATACGCACCTTACTGGGAGCCTAGTGCAAGAGGAATAATCTGTGGTCTCACTCAGTTTACCAGCAAAAATCATATTGCTTTCGCTGCATTAGAATCCGTTTGTTTCCAAACCCGAGAGATTTTGGATGCCATGAATCGTGACTGTGGGATTCCCCTCAGTCATTTGCAGGTCGATGGAGGGATGACCAACAACAAAATTCTCATGCAACTACAAGCAGACATTCTGCATATCCCGGTAATGAAGCCGGCTATGACAGAAACAACTGCACTGGGAGCTGCCATGGCAGCGGGGGCCGCAGAGGGGGTCGGGGTGTGGAGTCTTAAACCCGAGGATTTGTCGGTCATCATTATGGAACGGTTTGAGCCACAGATCAAGGCGACAGAAAGTGAAATTCGTTATGCTACATGGAAGAAAGCTGTGATGAAGTCAATGGGTTGGGCCACAGCCGAGTCTGAAAGCAGTGATCCTGCTCTCTTCTCCAGTCTGCCCTTGGGCTTTTTTATAGTGGGTAGCATGATAATGTTAATTGGAGCAAGATACATCTCAGGGATACCATATTAATACCAAGATGGATTCCCAACATGTGAGCTGCTTACATTATGAAAAAATCCACCACGTCTGTCTCTTAATATGATGACGCTATCATAGActctgattttatttatgaaCCACTTGCTGCATGACTTATGGGAACCCCAAAAGGAGACCTGTggcttgaaataaataaattacagtaaaaaaaatacagtagaaaatgtggtatgtttTTTAACAGGTTGGGCCAGCCACTCTGGGCGCTAACCCCCTCAACTTTCATAAAATCCCCCTCTGTGCCTCTAAAATATAAGATATTCACATTCTGTCTGTGCAATCatccattaaatattttctaatatttgtgGATCAAGATTTGGTTCTCTGTGCTGCACACACTTGATTAAAAGGTGTAACTAACTTGCTAGAACTGAGGGACTTGTGGttactgttgtttttaaaaactccccaAATCCTCTTTTGTATGCATTAGAGAGACCACAGTATCTTGCCGAATCTTTAACATGAGAACATGAGTTTTTACAATAGGCATTTAGTATTCTCATAGCTTAGATACTGCCCtggaaaatatttgccaaattaaaattcttcagaCATTTTGCATGACCTCACTGATTACCCTGATTTCCTGCATAGATCTTATAAGTagaggacttttcttttttttttaattttttttattttttatttatttgacagagagaaatcacaactaggcagagaggcaggcagagagaggaagaagcaggctccctgcggagcagagagcccgatgtggggctcgatccccggaccctgggatcatgaccggagcagaaggcagaggctttaacccactgagccacccaggcgccccggacttttcatttttaaaaaatctctccattttatttgctttacttGGCAtgtataacatttatttttatatacgtCATATGGGGAACCCAGTTATAAATTAAATGTATAAGAAATGTAGTATTAAATGTAGCATTACATACATAAATACTTCAGGATAAACATTTGTATATAATTTGGGGCAGTGATGATGCATTTACCTGgaaaaactttttcttaaagagacAGTATTTAAAATGTAAGTATGTTTTATGATGACAAAGAAGCATCTtatgatttcaactatatttCTTACACCTTACCTTTTTATTTAATTGCCTCAGCTGGATATATGCTGAAGAAAAAAGACTATGGAATACTAtggtaaatgttatttttaaacaaaaattttgttttgtttggctgctcagacaaaaataatataata encodes:
- the GK2 gene encoding glycerol kinase 2 is translated as MAAQKKAVVGPLVGAVVQGTNSTRFLVFNSKTADLLSQHQVELTQEFPKEGWVEQDPKEILQSVHECIERTCEKLAELNVDISNVKAIGVSNQRETTVIWDKLTGEPLYNAVVWLDLRTQPTVESLSKKIPGNNNFVKSKTGLPLSTYFSAVKLRWILDNVRQVQKAVEEGRALFGTIDSWLIWSLTGGVNGGVHCTDVTNASRTMLFNIHSLEWDQELCDFFEIPMDILPNVWSSSEIYGLMKAGALEGVPISGCLGDQSAALVGQMCFQEGQAKNTYGTGCFLLYNTGRKCVFSEHGLVTTVAYKLGRDKPVCYALEGSVAIAGAVIRWLRDNLGIIKTSEEIEILAEDVGTSYGCYFVPAFSGLYAPYWEPSARGIICGLTQFTSKNHIAFAALESVCFQTREILDAMNRDCGIPLSHLQVDGGMTNNKILMQLQADILHIPVMKPAMTETTALGAAMAAGAAEGVGVWSLKPEDLSVIIMERFEPQIKATESEIRYATWKKAVMKSMGWATAESESSDPALFSSLPLGFFIVGSMIMLIGARYISGIPY